The following proteins are encoded in a genomic region of Triticum dicoccoides isolate Atlit2015 ecotype Zavitan chromosome 1B, WEW_v2.0, whole genome shotgun sequence:
- the LOC119334653 gene encoding dof zinc finger protein 1-like, which produces MASPFLPGSSSSSASSPLSYLIPRQPPPSSVVAQGFSCGALAQQAGGLYCGDGVGAAGGVGAVEVRQGGRHAGHPPLPRPPPRQCPRCRSANTKFCYYNNYSRKQPRYFCRACRRHWTEGGTLRDVPVGGGRKNRRNGGGKGGAKAPSTVVTTEVSTAAATAATQGSGAGGPAGAVDAFIPADILRQMLSQSGSFTAVGGGGGYGIDLSAWQQMTGAAAAPQGASDVGAAGGTAPAADANCGTGAQYWSGWQLQDDMPGFDGTF; this is translated from the coding sequence ATGGCGTCGCCCTTTCTGCccggctcttcttcctcttccgctTCGTCGCCCCTCTCTTACCTGATCCCTAGGCAGCCGCCGCCTTCCTCCGTCGTGGCGCAGGGCTTCTCATGCGGCGCTCTGGCGCAGCAGGCCGGGGGATTATACTGTGGCGACGGCGTcggcgcggcgggcggcgtcggggcggtggAGGTGAGGCAGGGGGGCAGGCACGCGGGCCACCCGCCgctgccgcgcccgccgccgcggcAGTGCCCCCGGTGCAGGTCGGCCAACACCAAGTTCTGCTACTACAACAACTACAGCCGCAAGCAGCCGCGCTACTTCTGCCGGGCGTGCCGCCGGCACTGGACCGAGGGCGGCACGCTCCGCGACGTGCCCGTCGGTGGCGGCCGCAAGAACAGGCGCAACGGCGGTGGCAAGGGCGGCGCTAAGGCCCCCTCCACCGTCGTCACCACGGAGGTGTctactgcggcggcgacggcggctacccAGGGCAGCGGTGCAGGCGGACCGGCCGGCGCCGTCGACGCGTTCATCCCGGCCGACATCCTGAGGCAGATGCTGTCCCAGTCGGGGAGCTTCACGGccgtcggcgggggcggcggctacggcatcgACCTGAGCGCGTGGCAGCAAATGACCGGTGCCGCAGCAGCACCGCAGGGCGCCAGCGATGTTGGCGCGGCCGGAGGGACGGCTCCGGCGGCAGATGCCAACTGCGGCACAGGTGCGCAGTACTGGAGCGGatggcagctgcaggatgacatgcccgGTTTCGACGGGACTTTCTAA